The nucleotide sequence CTTCTTGGTATTGCACTAAGTAATAATTCTGATATTTTTGATACAGGGGAGATCTTAAAGTTTTGTAAACTTAGAGGAGAGCCGCACGGATTTGATTCTTCAACTCCCAATTATATTTTTTGGAAAGGCATTTTTAATAAACTAAAAGATAGAGTAGATATTAATCATAGTTTAGACGAAACTATACATAAGATTGAATATCATAAATATTTTTTCAAGAATTTTTTCCTTAGAAAAAGAAGTGTTAGATACAAGAATTATATAAACAAATTTATAGATGCCTTGGATGAAGAAATAGGGGAAAATTATATAGTAGATTCTTCAAAATATCCTGGGAGAGCATTGTCATTGAAAAATCATGTGAATTCAAGGCATAATATTAATTATGTGTATATAAAAAGAAATCCAATTAGCGTTGTTAATTCATTTTCGAAAAAAAATGTCGAGCAACCATCTAAGGGATTTTTAGCATCTAATGCATATTATTTTTTGGTTAATCTTTGTTGTTTATGTTTTTTATGTACTATTAAAAGAGATGAAAAAATCACTATAAGATATGAAGACTTTATTTCTAGGCCAGAAGAGGTTTTAAATAAGATTCAATCTAAATTTAAGATAAATTTAAGTAGTTCTGTTGAGTTAATAAAAGAAAATAAGGAGCTAAAAACGGGATTTATTTTTGAAGGGAATCGTATTCGATTAAAGAGTGGAGTGATACTTAAAAAGAGTGATCAACAAATAAGTCCGAACGGAATTAAAGATTACCTAACATTATTGATTAATGGTTTTTGGTATTATATAAAGTAAATCGCATAAAAATAAAACTATGAATATAAGTATTTTCGGATTAGGATACGTTGGTTGCGTAAGCGTTGGTTGTTTAGCCCAAAATGGGCACAATGTAATAGGTGTAGATGTAAACCAAAACAAAATTGATTTAATCAATGATGGGAAACCTACTATTATTGAAGCGGATATAAATAAAATAATCCAGGAACAACATAAGTGGGGAAGAATTTCGGCTACTAAAGATGCTAAAAAGGCGGTAATGGATTCTGAGGTTAGTATTATAGCTGTAGGTACGCCTAGTTCTGAAAAAGGGCACTTAAACTTGCAATATATATTTGCTGTAGCCGAAAGTATTGGAGAGGCGATTAGTAAGAAAGATAGCTTCCATATTATTGCGTTACGTTCTACTGTAATGCCGGGCACCTGTGATAAAATTGCAAATATCATAGAAAAAAGTTCTGGAAAGAAAAGAAATAGGGCTTTCGCGGTAGTGGATAATCCGGAATTCTTAAGGGAAGGGACTGCCGTAAAGGATTACTATAACCCGCCCTTAACCTTAATTGGCTCAGATAATAAAGAGGCTGCAGAGAAATTAGCCATACTATATAAGGACTTACCGGGAGAGATTGTAATTTCCGATCTAAAGGTGGCGGAAATAATGAAGTATGTAAACAATACTTATCATGCTTTAAAAATATCTTTTGCAAACGAGGTGGGTAATATTTGTAGTGAATTGGATATTGATTCCCATGAGGTTATGAATATTTTTTGTAAAGACAAACAATTGAATATTTCACCTTATTATTTTAAACCAGGCTTTGCTTACGGTGGTTCATGTTTGCCTAAGGATTTAAAGGGGCTTCAAACTTTGGCGCACGACTTATATGTAGAGTCCCCTGTAATAGATAGTATCGATAAAACTAATGAGAATCAAATTGCAAGGGCTACCAAATTGATTTATAAATACTGGAACAAGAAGTTAGGCTTTTTAGGGTTAAGTTTTAAAGAAGGGACAGACGATTTAAGAAATAGTCCCGCTGTGAGGGTTATTGAAGCTTTATTAGGAAAAGGAGCAGATGTTACTATTTATGATAAGAATGTAAATATGACGTTACTTACAGGTACAAATAAGGATTATGTGGATGCTAGAATTCCACATTTGTCTAAATTGTTAACATCAGATTTGGAGCAGGTAATTCAAGATTCGGATGTGTTAATAGTTAATACTAAGGAGAAAGAATTTATTGAAAAATTAGAAGATATTGAA is from Zunongwangia endophytica and encodes:
- a CDS encoding sulfotransferase, yielding MNIIYILGTGRTGTTLLGIALSNNSDIFDTGEILKFCKLRGEPHGFDSSTPNYIFWKGIFNKLKDRVDINHSLDETIHKIEYHKYFFKNFFLRKRSVRYKNYINKFIDALDEEIGENYIVDSSKYPGRALSLKNHVNSRHNINYVYIKRNPISVVNSFSKKNVEQPSKGFLASNAYYFLVNLCCLCFLCTIKRDEKITIRYEDFISRPEEVLNKIQSKFKINLSSSVELIKENKELKTGFIFEGNRIRLKSGVILKKSDQQISPNGIKDYLTLLINGFWYYIK
- a CDS encoding nucleotide sugar dehydrogenase, translated to MNISIFGLGYVGCVSVGCLAQNGHNVIGVDVNQNKIDLINDGKPTIIEADINKIIQEQHKWGRISATKDAKKAVMDSEVSIIAVGTPSSEKGHLNLQYIFAVAESIGEAISKKDSFHIIALRSTVMPGTCDKIANIIEKSSGKKRNRAFAVVDNPEFLREGTAVKDYYNPPLTLIGSDNKEAAEKLAILYKDLPGEIVISDLKVAEIMKYVNNTYHALKISFANEVGNICSELDIDSHEVMNIFCKDKQLNISPYYFKPGFAYGGSCLPKDLKGLQTLAHDLYVESPVIDSIDKTNENQIARATKLIYKYWNKKLGFLGLSFKEGTDDLRNSPAVRVIEALLGKGADVTIYDKNVNMTLLTGTNKDYVDARIPHLSKLLTSDLEQVIQDSDVLIVNTKEKEFIEKLEDIEGKVIIDFVRLGDQFLNKKNYTGINWATDLETGKYISAEDTVI